One genomic window of Fusarium fujikuroi IMI 58289 draft genome, chromosome FFUJ_chr01 includes the following:
- a CDS encoding probable aldehyde dehydrogenase gives MAPLTVELSTPVTGTYQQPIGLFIDGKWTEGVDKQKFEVINPSTEEVITSVCEGTEKDIDLAVTAARKAFDGEWKNTSPQARGNYLLKLADLAEKNLDLLAAVESLDNGKSITNARGDVGAVVGCLRYYGGWADKIEGKTIDIAPDMFHYTRSEPIGVCGQIIPWNFPLLMLAWKIGPALATGNTIVMKTAEQTPLSALVFTQFIEQAGFPAGVFNLVSGFGKTAGAALSAHMDVDKIAFTGSTVIGRQIMKSAASSNLKKVTLELGGKSPNIVFDDADIEEAINWVNFGIYYNHGQCCCAGTRIFVQEGIYDKFLAAFKKRAEENKVGDPFNEETFQGPQVSQLQYDRIMGYIKAGKDEGATVETGGERLGTKGYFIKPTIFSNVRPDMKIMQEEIFGPVCAISKFKDEKEVIDLAHDTAYGLAAAVHTKNLNTALRVSNALKAGTVWVNCYNMLHHQLPFGGYKESGIGRELGEAALANYTQNKSVAIKLY, from the exons ATGGCTCCCCTCACTGTTGAGCTATCCACCCCTGTTACTGGTACCTACCAGCAGCCCATCGGCCT CTTCATCGACGGCAAGTGGACCGAGGGTGTCGACAAGCAGAAGTTCGAGGTCATCAACCCCTCCACCGAGGAGGTCATCACCTCCGTCTGTGAAGGTACTGAGAAGGATATCGACCTGGCTGTTACTGCTGCCCGCAAGGCTTTCGACGGTGAATGGAAGAACACCTCACCTCAAGCTCGAGGCAACtacctcctcaagcttgccgaccttgctgagaagaacctcGATCTCCTTGCTGCTGTCGAGTCTCTCGACAACGGAAagtccatcaccaacgcccGTGGTGATGTCGGCGCCGTTGTTGGCTGCCTGCGATACTATGGTGGCTGGGCCGACAAGATCGAGGGAAAGACCATTGATATTGCCCCTGACATGTTCCACTACACCCGATCTGAGCCC ATTGGTGTCTGCGGTCAGATTATCCCCTGGAACTTCCCTCTCCTCATGCTGGCATGGAAGATTGGCCCTGCCTTGGCCACTGGTAACACCATTGTCATGAAGACTGCTGAGCAGACTCCTCTCTCTGCCCTGGTCTTCACTCAGTTCATCGAGCAGGCTGGTTTCCCTGCCGGTGTTTTCAACCTTGTTTCTGGCTTCGGCAAGACTGCCGGTGCTGCCCTCTCTGCTCACATGGACGTTGACAAGATCGCATTCACTGGTTCCACCGTCATCGGCCGACAGATCATGAAGTCTGCTGCTTCCTCTaacctcaagaaggtcacccttgagcttggtggcaAGTCCCCCAACATCgtctttgacgatgctgacatTGAGGAGGCCATCAACTGGGTCAACTTCGGTATCTACTACAACCACGGCCAGTGCTGCTGTGCTGGTACCCGTATCTTTGTCCAGGAAGGCATCTACGACAAGTTCCTCGCTGCCTTCAAGAAGCGAGCTGAGGAGAACAAGGTCGGTGACCCTTTCAACGAGGAGACCTTCCAGGGCCCCCAGGTCTCTCAGCTTCAGTACGACCGCATTATGGGTTACATCAAGGCTGGTAAGGACGAAGGTGCTACCGTTGAGACCGGTGGTGAGCGCCTCGGCACCAAGGGTTACTTCATCAAGCCCACTATCTTCTCCAACGTTCGTCCCGACATGAAGATCATGCAGGAGGAGATCTTTGGCCCTGTCTGCGCCAtttccaagttcaaggacgaGAAGGAGGTCATCGATCTTGCCCACGACACCGCCTACGGTCTCGCTGCCGCCGTCCacaccaagaacctcaaCACAGCTCTCCGAGTTTCTAACGCATTGAAGGCCGGTACTGTCTGGGTGAACTGCTACAATATGCTGCACCATCAACTGCCTTTTGGCGGCTACAAGGAGTCTGGAATTGGTCGGGAACTGGGCGAGGCTGCGTTGGCTAACTACACACAGAACAAGTCGGTTGCCATTAAGCTGTACTAA